The following proteins come from a genomic window of Pseudomonas cichorii:
- a CDS encoding DUF1285 domain-containing protein, with translation MSDSGKATDLLSQIPASKGLPPVHLWNPDFCGDIDMRIARDGTWYYLGTPIGRKPMVRLFSTILRRDGDDYFLVTPVEKVGIKVDDAPFVAIAVQVSGEGEAQVLRFVTHVEDEVEAGPEHPIRVLIDPVTQEPSPYVHVRSNLEALIHRNVFYELVELAVSRQLNGQTWLGVWSHGSFFPIGLEP, from the coding sequence ATGAGTGATTCAGGCAAGGCCACCGATCTGCTTTCGCAGATTCCTGCAAGCAAAGGGCTGCCGCCTGTTCATTTGTGGAATCCGGATTTCTGTGGCGATATCGACATGCGTATCGCCCGGGACGGCACCTGGTACTACCTGGGCACGCCGATTGGCCGCAAACCCATGGTTCGCCTGTTTTCCACCATCCTGCGTCGCGATGGCGACGACTATTTTCTCGTCACTCCTGTGGAGAAGGTGGGAATCAAGGTCGATGACGCTCCTTTCGTAGCGATCGCTGTGCAAGTGAGTGGCGAGGGTGAGGCTCAGGTCCTGCGTTTTGTCACCCATGTGGAGGATGAAGTCGAGGCCGGGCCCGAGCATCCGATCCGCGTCCTGATCGATCCTGTCACTCAGGAGCCTTCGCCGTACGTTCATGTGCGCAGCAATCTTGAAGCCCTGATTCATCGCAATGTGTTTTATGAGCTGGTCGAGCTGGCGGTTTCGCGTCAGTTGAACGGCCAGACCTGGCTGGGTGTATGGAGCCATGGCTCATTCTTCCCGATTGGCCTGGAACCCTGA
- a CDS encoding DUF4823 domain-containing protein, producing the protein MRSLVLLLTLLALSGCMKVSDMGEGVREQFSDAGLLDHSETRRLGNWRVQPDSFIYIAQGPFVPPGRAYPRPNVVAEEAFKGFVEYFPMVRRAAAPVGLDDAMIEARSAGAHYLLYTRFAKADDRIGTTDEWSDQEALDRLGIDSGVIQLMLIETSTRYLIDSARIRSRGGLLTLYDTRPQDLLGPPLRDYARKLLGVEN; encoded by the coding sequence ATGCGTAGCCTGGTCTTATTGCTGACGCTGTTGGCGTTGAGTGGTTGCATGAAAGTCAGTGATATGGGGGAGGGAGTTCGTGAGCAATTCAGTGATGCGGGCCTGCTCGATCACAGCGAAACCCGTCGCCTGGGCAACTGGCGCGTTCAGCCGGACTCCTTCATCTATATCGCCCAGGGCCCATTCGTGCCGCCAGGCCGTGCTTATCCGCGTCCCAATGTGGTCGCCGAAGAGGCGTTCAAGGGGTTTGTCGAATACTTCCCCATGGTCCGCCGTGCTGCTGCGCCAGTAGGCCTGGACGACGCCATGATCGAAGCCCGTAGCGCCGGCGCGCATTACTTGCTCTACACGCGCTTTGCCAAGGCCGATGACCGTATCGGCACCACCGATGAATGGTCCGATCAGGAAGCGCTGGATCGCCTGGGCATAGATAGCGGCGTCATTCAATTGATGCTCATCGAAACCAGCACCCGCTATCTCATCGACAGCGCTCGTATTCGCAGCCGTGGCGGATTGCTGACACTTTACGATACCCGGCCTCAGGATTTGCTTGGTCCGCCCCTTCGGGACTACGCTCGTAAACTGTTGGGTGTGGAAAACTAG
- a CDS encoding TetR/AcrR family transcriptional regulator: MQKEPRKIREFRRREQEILDTALKLFLEQGEDSVTVEMIADAVGIGKGTIYKHFKSKAEIYLRLMLDYERDLNELLHSADVDKDKEALSRAYFEFRMRDPQRYRLFDRLEEKVVKGNQVPELVEELHKIRASNFEHLTLLIKGRITEGKLEDVPPYYHYCAAWALVHGAVALYHSPFWSNVLEDQEGFFHFLMDIGVRMGNKRKRDSDPLPDVKPGS, from the coding sequence ATGCAGAAAGAACCTCGTAAGATCCGTGAATTTCGCCGCCGTGAGCAGGAAATTCTCGACACCGCGCTAAAGCTGTTCCTCGAACAGGGTGAAGACAGTGTCACCGTCGAGATGATCGCGGATGCCGTGGGCATAGGCAAAGGCACGATCTACAAGCACTTCAAGTCCAAGGCCGAGATCTACCTGCGCCTGATGCTCGACTACGAGCGCGACCTGAACGAGTTGCTGCACTCGGCCGATGTCGACAAGGACAAGGAGGCGCTGTCGCGTGCCTACTTTGAATTCCGTATGCGCGATCCTCAGCGCTATCGACTCTTTGATCGCCTGGAAGAGAAAGTCGTCAAGGGCAATCAGGTTCCCGAGCTGGTCGAAGAACTGCACAAGATCCGGGCTTCCAACTTCGAGCACCTGACCCTGCTGATCAAGGGGCGGATCACCGAAGGCAAGCTGGAAGACGTGCCTCCCTATTATCACTATTGCGCGGCCTGGGCGTTGGTACATGGCGCAGTTGCGCTGTATCACTCGCCTTTCTGGAGCAACGTGCTGGAAGATCAGGAAGGTTTTTTCCACTTCCTGATGGATATCGGCGTGCGCATGGGCAACAAGCGCAAGCGCGACAGCGATCCCTTGCCGGATGTAAAACCGGGCTCGTAG
- a CDS encoding LysE family translocator, whose product MEFSNGFLLSLSLCLDIGLANIAMITLAMQQGFSRGLWLGLGTCIGDLVYAVLAMLGMAVLLQYEMVRYVLWLGGSAVLAYLCFKMMRSAVGVSAGIESQGGQWGRTAPSLFFRGIFLAMSSPSAILWFAAVGGALIARQGSDMSSASSFLAGFLAAGVVWSITLCALAHQGGRIMGEKMLKWSYIASALIFAYFTLYVVITGYMEFVGQPALA is encoded by the coding sequence ATGGAATTTTCCAACGGTTTCCTGCTGAGTCTTTCGCTGTGCCTTGATATCGGACTGGCCAATATCGCGATGATCACGCTTGCCATGCAGCAGGGTTTTTCCCGGGGCTTGTGGCTCGGCCTGGGGACTTGCATCGGCGATCTGGTGTACGCGGTCCTGGCAATGCTGGGCATGGCCGTCCTTCTGCAATATGAAATGGTGCGCTATGTGCTCTGGCTGGGAGGTTCGGCGGTTCTGGCTTACCTGTGCTTCAAGATGATGAGAAGTGCAGTGGGCGTCAGTGCCGGTATCGAAAGCCAGGGCGGGCAATGGGGCAGGACGGCGCCCTCGCTGTTCTTTCGCGGTATCTTCCTGGCCATGTCATCGCCCAGCGCTATCCTGTGGTTCGCGGCGGTTGGCGGGGCGTTGATTGCCCGGCAGGGCTCGGACATGTCGAGCGCCTCCTCCTTCCTGGCGGGGTTTCTCGCGGCAGGTGTGGTCTGGTCGATTACCCTGTGTGCGCTGGCCCATCAGGGCGGACGGATCATGGGCGAGAAGATGCTGAAGTGGTCCTATATCGCCTCGGCGTTGATCTTTGCCTATTTCACCCTGTATGTCGTGATTACCGGCTACATGGAGTTCGTGGGGCAGCCTGCGCTTGCGTAA